One region of Sebastes fasciatus isolate fSebFas1 chromosome 1, fSebFas1.pri, whole genome shotgun sequence genomic DNA includes:
- the LOC141775587 gene encoding uncharacterized protein LOC141775587, with protein sequence MGKSGSKIPAKGPASQMENVYGPGVLKHLKQWIQRGFPVNGSLKKQDLSELKEKIEEKAGGKESKLKKYGIEEWKVWNKEMLKREDVMRDRESRGKKKKEEGTGPIHSPESICFSDKLCDDELVTSRGRRPPPHAPPAGSGDNYRPKVPPPPYRDPAETTGDGNETQGAAVEALDVLPQVHYPQISLPRKTTYPFATELINSPTVSNLKEAVLTPEVVHKSERLPPPEPVPSSMTCQVMPMIEVPNPNVGEGQPATMYVYRPWTLMYIKEVMAGVKHPRDIGGPVFVRDVTSLVQEYRPTGPELLQLLQYKLGLEIGDVQGNFNPLTAEGTHRRFDWTNGSEYRVAVEALLDRVSTHYTRRMDWAVITDCTQGKDETREVMPMTEVPIPNVGEGQPATMYVYRPWTLTDIKEVMAGVKHPRDIGGPEFVRDVTSLVQQYRPTGPELLRLFQYKLGLEMGEVQGNFNPLTAEGTHCMFDWTNGSEYRVAVEALLGRVSTHYPRRMDWAVITDCTQGKDETCEQYHRRLFPIFQHNSGRNLSAGQAFGGAGDTPFEQQYKHVYIRGLRSDVRRLLKTICITWDNCRFSVVKEHAVHAERTLRDRNEERARREDKDKKKKNRERGRGRGRGRGCYNGRDICYVCGKTGHWARNCPDQKGRKDGDQQDQA encoded by the coding sequence ATGGGAAAGAGTGGAAGCAAGATCCCCGCTAAGGGACCTGCTTCTCAGATGGAAAATGTTTACGGGCCCGGGGtcctaaaacatttaaaacaatgGATTCAAAGGGGATTCCCTGTTAATGGAAGTCTAAAGAAACAAGACTTAAGTGAACTTAAAGAAAAAATTGAAGAGAAGGCGGGTGGTAAAGAAAGTAAATTAAAGAAATATGGGATTGAGGAATGGAAAGTGTGGAATAAAGAGATGTTAAAAAGAGAGGATGTGATGAGGGATAGAGAAAGCagaggtaaaaagaaaaaggaggaaggTACTGGACCAATTCACTCCCCTGAGTCTATTTGTTTTTCAGATAAACTCTGCGATGATGAATTAGTGACCTCCCGAGGACGAAGGCCACCCCCTCATGCACCTCCTGCTGGTTCCGGTGACAACTACCGACCGAAGGTACCTCCACCACCCTACAGAGACCCCGCCGAGACCACTGGAGATGGAAATGAGACCCAGGGAGCTGCGGTCGAAGCCTTGGACGTCCTGCCCCAGGTCCACTACCCTCAGATTTCCCTTCCCAGGAAAACAACTTACCCTTTTGCCACTGAACTGATCAACAGCCCTACTGTATCCAATCTGAAGGAAGCTGTCCTCACTCCTGAAGTGGTGCACAAGTCAGAGCGCCTCCCTCCACCTGAACCTGTTCCTTCTAGCATGACCTGCCAGGTCATGCCCATGATTGAAGTGCCTAACCCAAATGTAGGGGAAGGTCAACCTGCTACCATGTACGTTTATAGGCCATGGACATTAATGTACATTAAAGAAGTAATGGCCGGTGTAAAACATCCAAGAGACATTGGGGGACCCGTATTTGTCAGAGATGTGACATCTTTGGTCCAAGAGTACCGACCAACCGGCCCCGAGCTTCTACAACTTCTCCAGTACAAACTGGGACTGGAAATTGGAGACGTCCAGGGTAACTTTAACCCCCTAACTGCCGAAGGGACACATCGTAGGTTTGACTGGACTAATGGCAGTGAATACAGAGTGGCAGTGGAGGCCCTGTTGGACCGTGTTTCAACACACTACACCCGGCGAATGGACTGGGCCGTCATCACAGACTGCACCCAAGGAAAAGACGAAACACGTGAGGTCATGCCCATGACTGAAGTCCCTATCCCAAATGTAGGGGAAGGTCAACCTGCTACCATGTATGTCTATAGGCCGTGGACATTAACAGACATTAAAGAAGTAATGGCCGGTGTAAAACATCCAAGAGACATTGGTGGACCCGAATTTGTCAGAGATGTGACATCTTTGGTCCAACAGTACCGACCAACCGGCCCCGAGCTTCTACGACTTTTCCAGTACAAATTGGGACTGGAAATGGGAGAGGTCCAGGGTAACTTTAACCCCTTAACTGCCGAAGGGACACATTGTATGTTTGACTGGACTAATGGCAGTGAATACAGAGTGGCAGTGGAGGCCCTGTTGGGCCGTGTTTCAACACACTACCCCCGGCGAATGGACTGGGCTGTCATCACAGACTGCACCCAAGGAAAAGACGAAACATGTGAGCAATACCACCGAAGACTGTTCCCCATTTTTCAGCACAACTCAGGCAGGAATTTGTCTGCAGGACAGGCCTTTGGTGGGGCCGGCGATACGCCTTTTGAACAACAATACAAGCACGTGTACATCAGAGGACTGAGATCAGATGTACGCAGACTGCTGAAAACCATCTGCATCACATGGGACAACTGCAGGTTTTCTGTAGTAAAAGAACACGCGGTACATGCTGAAAGGACATTGAGAGACAGAAACGAGGAGAGGGCCAGGAGGGAGGACAaggacaaaaagaagaaaaacagagaacGTGGCAGAGGCCGTGGAAGGGGAAGAGGCTGTTACAACGGCAGAGACATTTGCTATGTCTGTGGAAAAACAGGACATTGGGCAAGAAATTGCCCAGACCAAAAAGGCCGGAAAGACGGAGACCAGCAGGACCAAGCATGA